Proteins found in one Ctenopharyngodon idella isolate HZGC_01 chromosome 16, HZGC01, whole genome shotgun sequence genomic segment:
- the ntd5 gene encoding beta-2-glycoprotein 1-like produces MERSLLVSLLCVWALSSLSAASVDATEQCPERILGNERRQTCPKKCQQDKDCGNKRQCLCDGQCGLSCVAPGRTCPWPLPPAKNSDVVLLSPLPSFSALLEVRCKPGYTMHNGLDATIRRCQGDRQWSGDEPVCTASPGGGLAADPVLVPEVSCTLPDDDDDLLSVQGSAAVGSTIQYQCASGSVLIGNSENICLEDQTWQYPHPICRRVVCPPPKEVDRGHLVAVQRTEYEVGDTIYYLCKKTFLLDGPNQVTCLPNGTWSAEPACRARCPVPAQRSRVIVGGIKRWPYDLTDGVVAHGENVTFFCKHPEKLCSFTATEVCVDGQLKAPSCFLDPTWLQFKLFPHRLVSEIDACDPADLQ; encoded by the exons ATGGAGCGATCTCTGCTTGTGTCTCTTCTGTGTGTGTGGGCCCTCAGCAGCCTGTCTGCAGCATCAG TGGATGCAACAGAACAGTGCCCAGAGAGAATACTGGGTAATGAGAGAAGACAAACATGCCCAAAAAAGTGTCAGCAAGATAAAGACTGTGGCAACAAACGTCAGTGTCTCTGCGACGGGCAGTGTGGACTCAGCTGTGTGGCCCCAG GTCGCACATGTCCGTGGCCTCTCCCACCTGCAAAAAATTCTGATGTAGTTCTCCTTTCCCCTTTGCCCTCTTTCTCCGCTCTGCTTGAGGTTCGTTGTAAGCCTGGGTACACCATGCATAACGGGCTAGACGCTACAATACGCCGCTGCCAGGGTGACCGGCAGTGGAGTGGAGATGAGCCTGTTTGTACAG CCTCCCCAGGTGGAGGTCTTGCAGCAGACCCGGTTCTGGTGCCTGAGGTGTCCTGTACTTTgcctgatgatgatgatgatctgCTCTCTGTACAGGGCAGTGCTGCCGTGGGATCCACTATCCAGTACCAATGTGCATCAGG ATCTGTGCTGATTGGAAATAGTGAGAATATCTGTCTTGAGGACCAGACGTGGCAATACCCTCACCCCATCTGTCGCC GTGTGGTTTGTCCTCCTCCTAAGGAGGTTGATCGTGGACACCTGGTGGCTGTCCAGAGAACTGAATATGAAGTCGGTGACACAATTTATTACCTTTGCAAGAAAACCTTCTTGCTGGATGGACCAAATCAAGTGACTTGTCTACCTAATGGGACATGGAGCGCAGAGCCTGCTTGCCGGG CCCGCTGTCCAGTTCCAGCTCAACGCAGCAGGGTGATTGTGGGAGGAATAAAGCGCTGGCCATATGATCTGACGGATGGTGTGGTTGCTCATGGAGAGAATGTGACATTTTTCTGTAAACATCCAGAAAAACTGTGCAGCTTCACAGCAACGGAGGTCTGCGTAGATGGACAGCTCAAGGCACCTAGTTGCTTCCTTG ACCCTACCTGGCTGCAGTTCAAACTGTTCCCTCATCGACTGGTTTCTGAAATTGATGCATGTGATCCTGCTGACCTTCAGTGA
- the LOC127497374 gene encoding zinc finger protein 236 produces MRKQQALDRIGETIPHIKWIDLSATKDCQMSVGQEGELSDEGLSLSAESKNKDAFLVPPQDQTEVVKDYSKQNSVSSEQNSPKYESNSNQTSPLENQTVKNKILTFDENTRSLPTNMQLIPKMESDNARTEVCEVPTKATNIAKISTNDLLEIKVQRQSILNKGFYNDKPPSPAGNNRKSKELCTHNKTQVVDVAHARESKLGMDINANKERLEYSKDCTEDYKTQILCNVREERLDFRRTMAMSAGDFLGQNEGDEVLDLSLPKKKDRSKERQSEWVVDPEYEGSLHMEVDEIEDEPQHVEVEQEDDNEMCWIPLVSEGNTYLPQYWDGHLSSPSIEAMPNPSYPTIITPDPMDTLLIDDQGIPYTLTPDGQKVPQIDNIQHAEGLSEETALSPRQVEDKTSSFADIQEIADSRLQTQPNSLCTNMCLGHVSVETSQVAPNLEPKSSYSSVALAKSSIMPAVSDLASVPIQIVANTTGSNTPILLLPPSQLQSLSSSASKANPGLITLSLPIPLSQNTQSSPMFLVLSSPQVSSTQSSSSPGQLSQISSSSTAALPLATCPLDLGSTLSSRPSLLSLSTVSSATTTDISGLNNPSNLPASPTSSTASSSTSTVTSTSPTKQFSTDAFSDTPVPTSFREALLRLAVSVEKKQENQPEMHSVTTPSSGSEATKSDSSATVHDSKNHETEVNCDGETESTSVDQTDSLDTISSTSPLRPISPVIPINHPKNQDPQSLGPRRILYCQYCPRVFYYLSDLERHSITHSQSKPHVCHLCGKAFKRSSHLERHKHIHTGQRNFVCQLCPRRFRESGELLRHQRVHTGEKPFQCLICHMRFAERNTLRRHTKRKHQGQHLEAMDMKVKPESGGISLAGIQGESEENAEWYSSTVPEMESDSDTGGE; encoded by the coding sequence ATGCGCAAACAACAAGCACTGGACAGGATAGGTGAGACCATTCCACATATTAAGTGGATTGACCTTTCTGCAACCAAAGATTGCCAAATGTCTGTGGGTCAAGAGGGCGAGTTATCAGACGAGGGGCTCTCATTGAGTGCTGAATCTAAGAACAAAGATGCGTTTCTTGTTCCACCACAAGACCAGACAGAAGTTGTAAAGGATTACAGCAAGCAGAACTCTGTGAGCAGTGAGCAGAACTCACCAAAATATGAATCAAATTCAAACCAGACGAGTCCTCTTGAAAACcagactgttaaaaataaaattcttacTTTTGATGAGAATACAAGGAGTCTACCAACAAACATGCAGCTGATACCCAAGATGGAGTCTGATAATGCTAGGACCGAAGTTTGCGAAGTACCAACCAAAGCTACAAACATTGCTAAGATCTCAACCAATGATTTACTAGAGATTAAGGTTCAACGacaatctattttaaataaaggttTCTATAATGATAAACCACCATCACCTGCCGGAAACAACCGCAAAAGCAAGGAGTTGTGTACCCATAATAAGACACAGGTTGTTGATGTGGCACATGCAAGAGAGAGTAAACTTGGGATGGACATAAATGCAAACAAAGAAAGATTAGAATATAGTAAAGACTGCACTGAAGattataaaacacaaattcTATGTAATGTAAGAGAGGAGAGACTTGATTTCAGAAGGACCATGGCAATGAGTGCAGGAGATTTTTTGGGACAAAATGAAGGGGACGAGGTATTAGATTTAAGCCTCCCAAAAAAGAAAGATCGAAGTAAGGAGAGGCAGAGTGAATGGGTTGTTGATCCTGAATATGAAGGTTCACTTCATATGGAAGTTGATGAAATTGAGGATGAGCCTCAACATGTAGAAGTGGAGCAGGAGGACGATAATGAAATGTGCTGGATTCCATTAGTAAGTGAAGGTAATACATATCTCCCACAGTATTGGGATGGACATTTGTCCTCCCCTTCGATTGAAGCCATGCCAAATCCTTCATACCCCACCATCATAACTCCAGATCCGATGGATACTCTACTAATAGATGACCAGGGCATTCCTTACACACTCACCCCAGATGGACAGAAAGTCCCACAAATTGACAATATACAACATGCTGAGGGGCTTTCTGAAGAAACAGCTCTAAGCCCAAGGCAAGTTGAAGATAAGACCTCTTCCTTTGCTGATATACAGGAAATTGCAGACTCAAGACTGCAGACACAACCCAATTCACTGTGCACAAATATGTGTCTAGGTCATGTCTCAGTGGAAACCTCACAAGTTGCCCCGAACCTTGAGCCAAAATCTTCTTACAGTTCCGTAGCTCTTGCTAAAAGCTCCATCATGCCTGCTGTGTCTGACTTGGCATCAGTTCCCATTCAGATTGTGGCAAATACTACAGGGTCAAACACTCccattcttcttcttcctccatCTCAGCTTCAGTCGCTTTCCTCATCAGCCTCTAAGGCTAACCCAGGGCTAATTACCCTTTCTTTACCGATTCCTCTTAGTCAGAACACTCAGTCCTCCCCCATGTTTTTAGTTTTGTCATCTCCTCAGGTGTCCTCAACTCAGAGTTCGTCCTCGCCTGGGCAATTATCTCAAATTTCCTCCTCTTCCACTGCTGCACTTCCCTTAGCTACTTGTCCACTTGATTTGGGATCTACATTAAGTTCACGTCCGTCACTTCTCAGCCTCAGCACGGTTTCCTCCGCCACCACTACAGACATCTCAGGATTGAATAACCCCTCTAATCTTCCTGCTAGCCCTACCTCATCAACTGCTTCCTCTAGCACTTCCACAGTGACCTCTACAAGTCCAACCAAGCAATTCAGCACTGATGCCTTCTCTGACACACCAGTGCCCACTTCCTTTCGGGAGGCTCTTCTCAGATTGGCTGTGTCTGTGGAGAAGAAACAAGAAAACCAGCCTGAGATGCATTCGGTCACTACTCCTTCCTCGGGTTCTGAAGCAACTAAGTCAGATTCCTCTGCCACAGTACATGACAGTAAAAACCATGAGACAGAGGTAAACTGTGACGGTGAGACTGAGTCTACCTCGGTAGACCAAACAGACTCATTAGATACCATCTCTTCCACATCACCCCTTCGTCCCATATCACCTGTAATTCCCATCAATCACCCAAAGAACCAAGACCCGCAATCATTAGGCCCAcgtcgcattctttactgtcaGTACTGTCCGCGGGTCTTCTACTATCTTTCTGACCTTGAGCGCCATTCCATCACACACTCCCAAAGCAAACCCCACGTATGTCATCTTTGTGGCAAGGCGTTCAAAAGATCAAGCCATCTTGAGcgacacaaacacattcatacaGGTCAAAGAAACTTTGTGTGCCAGCTTTGCCCGAGGCGTTTCCGTGAATCAGGGGAGCTATTGAGACATCAGAGAGTACACACCGGTGAGAAACCTTTTCAGTGCTTAATATGCCACATGCGTTTTGCAGAGCGCAACACACTGCGACGTCACACAAAGCGCAAGCACCAAGGCCAGCATTTGGAGGCGATGGACATGAAGGTCAAGCCAGAAAGTGGAGGGATTTCCCTCGCTGGTATACAAGGAGAGTCCGAAGAGAATGCAGAGTGGTACAGTTCAACAGTTCCTGAAATGGAGTCCGACAGTGACACAGGGGGAGAATGA